The Shewanella mesophila genome contains the following window.
CCGGTGACGTCAACTTTGAAACCGCCTTTACCACGGCACCTAATCGCGAGCATCCAGAGCTTGATGGCTTAGGCCCTGTGTTTAACAATGCCGACTGCAACTCTTGTCATCAGCGAGATGGTCGTAACTCAACGCCGGTGGTTCCCGCAGGAAAAACCCGTATTAAACTGGGCTCAGATGCGGGGATCTTTCTAAGAATAAGTAAAGCGCCCGCAATCTCCTGTACCGTGGTTTCGTTAGCCAATGATTACTGCGCGCCGATCCCCGTGCCAAATTTTGGTGGGCAACTCTTCCATCGAGGCGTGCTTCAGGCGCGTGCCGATTGGGAGCAAAATCTGTTTGGTGGTCAGGCAGATGTGTATCTCTCCTATGAGACTCATACAGTGACGTATCCCGATGGCAGCAGCGTCAATTTGAAAAAACCACTGTTTGAGGTAGAGAACCCTTTTGACGCGCCGGGTGAAACTAAGGCGAGCAGTAACCTGACTTCGAACCTGTTGCAAGATGATGTGCTGATGGGCTGGCGAAACGGCATGCCTGTCTTTGGTCTAGGTTTGTTAGAGGCGATTCCTGAGGCCGATATTGTCGCCCTCGCCGACGAGAATGATGCCAATGGTGACCATATTTCTGGTCGTCCTAATTATGTTTTCGATGCGGTTAAGGCGCAAAAGGGAGTTGAACCTCCAGTGTCACTCGGGCGTTTCGGTTGGAAAGCCAATACCCCAAGCGTACGGGTGCAGTCTTTAGGTGCGCTGAGAGGCGATATTGGGATCACCAACCCGTTGTTTCCTGACGAAAGCATTGTCGGCACCTCGTTGCATGATAGCTATTTAACCCGCACAGGTTTTACAGATACGGGCAGTGATGAAAGTGGTGCTCCAGAGGCCAGCGCGGAGTTTAGTGATGATGTAGTGTTTTACGCAGAAACCTTAGCGGTGCCAGCACGGCGTAATGTGCAAGACACTGATGTACGTGAAGGTGCACGCCTATTTACCCAGCTCAACTGTACAGGGTGTCATCAACCGAGCTTTGTGACTAAATCATCGGGAGATATTGGTGGTATGCCAATGATCGATGCATTAAAAGGGCAAACTATTTATCCATTTACCGACATGTTGCTCCACGATATGGGAGAGGGACTTGCAGATGGTCGTCCTGATTTTTTAGCTAATGGTAATGAGTGGCGTACTCGGCCGTTATGGGGCATAGGTTTAACTCAAACGGTGAATCCACAAGCGGGTTTTTTGCACGATGGGCGAGCCAATACCATAGAGGAGGCGATTTTATGGCACGGCGGTGAAGCGCAAACCAGCACAGATAATTTTATGGCTCTGAGCGCCAGTGAACGGGCGCAGCTAATCGCTTTTGTGATGTCGTTATAGTTTAGGTTATACCGACAACCATAAGGTAAAAGCGGAGCTTAGCTCCGCTTTTTACTGTCTGTATTTTGCACCGATGGAATTAATTTGTGATATAGGTAAACTTACTCGATGTTTTGCACTTATCCCTCGTGATCTGTTTCAACTAAATGTTGGCCTAGATGGCTTATGATGATGTTATAGATTGAAATTAATAATGTTAGAGGTATCAGTGAGTAAAATTTTAATCATCTATTCCAGCGTTCATGGACAGACACGCAAAGTCACTGACTATCTAAAACGGCAGTTAGAGTCTTATGGCAATGAGGTGACATGCGCCAGTATTGAACAATCGCCCGCGCTCGATGTTTTCGACAAAGTGGTGATCGGTGCCAGTATCCGCCATGGTAAACATAATCCTGCGGTTTATGATTTTATTAGCCGCAATATCAATCTGCTTAGTGATAAGGCTGGTAGCTTTTTTTCGGTGAGTTTAGTGGCGCGAAAACCGGCTAAAAATACCCCTGAAACCAACCCTTATATGCAAGCGTTTCTAGCGAAGACAACTTGGAAACCTAAGTTGTTAGCCGTCTTTGGCGGTAACTTAGATTATCAAGGTTATAACGCGCTCGATAGAAACATTATTCGTTTTATCATGTGGTTAACTAAAGGACCAACTGCGGCGAATACTAAAGTGGAATATACCGATTGGGATAAAGTCAGTCAGTATGCGCAGCAATTGCACCAACTCTAATTTAAATCCGTATTGAGGAGATGATAGATGGCTAAACTGCTCACCTCATTGGGCAAGAAGGTAGTTGAATATCAACATCTGATGCTGATCCTATTATCGCTATTTTTAATCTCCACCAGTGGTTGGCTACTCATGGGCCGCGCCATTAGGACTAATGCGTCTATTTGGGACTATTTACACATTTACCTCGGGATGTTGGTTGCCTGTTTCTCGATTTCTATCTTGCTGACCAATGTAGTTAAAGGTAAATGGCGTCAGTATTTTCCTTGGCTTGCAGGCGACTTTAGCCAACTGAGCAATGATATTTGCGGCCTCAAGCAAGGTAAAATCCCCTTAGCGGGAGGTCGAGGACTGTTTAGTGTTATCGAAGGAATTGGCTTAGTTTTACTCGTTTTAGTGTCGTTTACTGGTGTAATGTGGTTTGTGACTCAGGGCAGCAGCGAGGCGCTAAATTGGCGCAGTTATCACCATAGCGCCGCCCATGGGTTTATCGGTTTTATCATAGTGCATAGTATTTGTGCGGCTGCGCACCTACTGGATTTTATCCGTAATTAGACCGAATTAGGTTTTAGGTTTTTTGGGATTGCTTTGGTTTGAGTCGGTTTGTGCTCGGTGGTGCCTGGGGTTAAGTTGAATGTGTTTGAAGGGCGAACCTTCAATGGTAGTTAATTGCCTGCCGCAGGCCTTATGTGCAAGCGCTCTTTTGGCTCGCTACGAGCACGTCCTTGTGAGCTCTGCGAAACCATCCATGATTTCGAAGGCCAAAAGCGCGCTTACACCTATATCTAACGCCTCTTCGATTTAGCCGTATTTGGTGTGAATTCAGAATTAAAAGTGCCCCCAAAATGAGTTAACAAGTTGTCGGTGGATCAGTAACGAACGGACTTTATGGCCTAGCAATTTTCATCGCTACACCCGTGTGATGTAATTCACTACTCCCCATTAAAAACTAGATAAGTATACAGCTATATTAAAATCATCAGGATTTTGAACGATTTTCATCCTGTATTCGTGCGCGTTTTTCCAGATGATATATTTAGCAAAATGCTGATAAGTTCATTATATACAGATAGTTTACTGTGTGCGTTTTCACTGATCCAACGAGGTAAACGCGCATGCGCACTAATAAAATGTTAGCTCTCATCAAAAGAGGTAAGCATGACTAATATAGAATTTGTTAACAGCGCTAATCCACATAGCTGGTTTCTAGTAGCGGATGACCTTCATTCTCAAGCTGAATTTTTGATGAAAAGTTTTGGTCAAGGTGAGTTAATACGCAGAGATGTCGTAAATGGAAGGTCCGATTCTTGGGACAATATTAACAGGCCTGTATTTCTGTTAGCTTCTTTCGCATTAGAGAATGCAATCAAAGCATTCCTTGTGTACGAAAATCCTGACTGGATATCTAATGGTGTGATATCAAAGAAAATGAGAAGTCATAGCCTTTCGAATTTGGTTCAGATGTCCAATCTAATACCGTATAAAGATAGAGGTCATGCGATATTAACAATCTTTGAAAATGGCAATGAATCATGGGCTCGATATCCTTGTTATTTGACAAAGGATTCCACAGCAGATCCAATAGCACTAGATAAAAAATTATGGGCTCGATACCAGTGGCTTATAGGTGCATACGGGAAACGACTAGTGAAACTGCTAGAAAAAAACTGGGAGGGGCCTCATGGTTTTTCAGGTCATTATGAGATATCGGGTTGCTTTTTTGGCGTTAACTTTGAGAAAAAGAGCTAACAAATAAGGATAGGCCGCGCGCAGCCGCGTCCTTATCCCGAGTGTTGAACAAGCCCGATTGATACCTTTAATTGTAAATAACAGATCGAGAGTTCGGTCTGTTTGAATGATTGGTCAGTAGTTTGTTTTCACCAGAACATATCTAGCCCTTAGCAAAGCAGCCAATTAGACAAGTCCCGCTATATCAGTGTGTTGTATTTACTCCCCTTCTTTTAACTCAGTGTTACCGTTATCCTTATTCTTCCAGCGCTAGGCTGTGAACATTGAACTCGTCGGTCGTCTGTTGAGATGAATGCCCATGAAGCGCATTGCAAAATAAATGGACACCCATAGTTAATGTGCATCAGAAACGACTTTCTACTAAGCTTTGAATGAGCATTAGACAAGGAGGTTGTTATGCCACGCCCTCGCCGTACCCAAATTAGTCTTGAAGACACTCCCTATTATCATTGTTGTAGCCGTGTAGTGAGGCGAGCCTTTTTATGTGGTGATGATGCCTATTCGGGGAAAAATTATGACCATCGTCGTAGTTGGATTGAAACGCTACTGTTTGAACTTGAAACCGTTTTTGCCATTGATGTGGCCGCGTTTGCGGTGATGTCGAATCATCTGCACGTGGTGTTGTATATCGATGTGGAAACCGCTAATCGCTGGACAGACCGCGAAGTACTAGAGCAGTGGCATAAGCTGTTTAACGGCGATGACTTAACGCGAAAGTTTGCAAAAGGTGAGTTAGTTGAACCTCACGAAGTGGTCAGACTAAGGCATGCTATTGCGATTTACCGAAGTCGGCTGTGTGACCTTAGTTGGTTCATGCGATGTTTAAACGAACCCATTGCTCGGCAAGCAAATCAAGAAGATAACTGTACGGGTCGCTTCTGGGAAGGACGCTTTAAATCCCAAGCCTTGCTCGATGAAGCCGCAGTATTAGCCTGTATGGCTTACGTTGATTTGAACCCCATTCGAGCCAAGATGGCTGATACACCTGAGCAGTCAGAGCATACCAGTGTTCAATTACGCATTCTGCAAAATAAATGGACACCCATAGTTAATGTGCATCAGAAACGACTTTCTACTAAGCTTTGAATGAGCATTAGACATGGAGGTTGTTATGACGCGCCCTCGCCGTACCCAAATTAGCCTTGAAGACACACCTTACTACCATTGTTGCAGCCGCGTTGTGCGGCGTGCTTTCTTGTGCGGTGATGATAAGTTTTCAGGCAAGAATTATGACCATCGTCGTAGTTGGATTGAAACGCTACTGTTTGAACTTGAAACCGTTTTTGCCATTGATGTGGCCGCGTTTGCGGTGATGTCGAATCATCTGCACGTGGTGTTGTATATCGATGTGGAAACCGCTAATCGCTGGACAGACCGCGAAGTACTAGAGCAGTGGCATAAGCTGTTTAACGGCGATGACTTAACGCGAAAGTTTGCAAAAGGTGAGTTAGTTGAA
Protein-coding sequences here:
- a CDS encoding di-heme oxidoredictase family protein, whose amino-acid sequence is MIKNSIKYQTLGAVAIVYCLSGCGGSGDEVTTPTPDKVYPAYTDVTALGGETTTFDSASSGHGFSTPAVNLNPAELSQHLAGDVNFETAFTTAPNREHPELDGLGPVFNNADCNSCHQRDGRNSTPVVPAGKTRIKLGSDAGIFLRISKAPAISCTVVSLANDYCAPIPVPNFGGQLFHRGVLQARADWEQNLFGGQADVYLSYETHTVTYPDGSSVNLKKPLFEVENPFDAPGETKASSNLTSNLLQDDVLMGWRNGMPVFGLGLLEAIPEADIVALADENDANGDHISGRPNYVFDAVKAQKGVEPPVSLGRFGWKANTPSVRVQSLGALRGDIGITNPLFPDESIVGTSLHDSYLTRTGFTDTGSDESGAPEASAEFSDDVVFYAETLAVPARRNVQDTDVREGARLFTQLNCTGCHQPSFVTKSSGDIGGMPMIDALKGQTIYPFTDMLLHDMGEGLADGRPDFLANGNEWRTRPLWGIGLTQTVNPQAGFLHDGRANTIEEAILWHGGEAQTSTDNFMALSASERAQLIAFVMSL
- a CDS encoding cytochrome b/b6 domain-containing protein gives rise to the protein MAKLLTSLGKKVVEYQHLMLILLSLFLISTSGWLLMGRAIRTNASIWDYLHIYLGMLVACFSISILLTNVVKGKWRQYFPWLAGDFSQLSNDICGLKQGKIPLAGGRGLFSVIEGIGLVLLVLVSFTGVMWFVTQGSSEALNWRSYHHSAAHGFIGFIIVHSICAAAHLLDFIRN
- the hemG gene encoding menaquinone-dependent protoporphyrinogen IX dehydrogenase → MSKILIIYSSVHGQTRKVTDYLKRQLESYGNEVTCASIEQSPALDVFDKVVIGASIRHGKHNPAVYDFISRNINLLSDKAGSFFSVSLVARKPAKNTPETNPYMQAFLAKTTWKPKLLAVFGGNLDYQGYNALDRNIIRFIMWLTKGPTAANTKVEYTDWDKVSQYAQQLHQL